In Romboutsia lituseburensis, a genomic segment contains:
- the hutI gene encoding imidazolonepropionase, with translation MRVDLIIKNIGKLVTCKDLGRPKVGKEMNELEIVENAYIAIRDGKVIEIGLEDSYKSIANNYTKIEDAKGLLVTPGLIDSHTHLVHGGSRENEFSKKLAGVPYIEILNEGGGILSTVNATKNATEQQLYDKAKKSLDRMLELGVTTAESKSGYGLELETELKQLKVSNKLGKEHPIDLVHTFLGAHAVPVEYKTNHKPFIDEVVNKMMPKVKELGLAEFCDVFCEEGVFTIDETEYILSKAKEIGYKLKIHADEIVSLGGAELAAKLQCTSADHLMAASEDGLKMMAKNNVIANILPGTSFNLNKAYANARKMIDLNVGVSLSSDYNPGSCPSENLQFVMQLGCLGLKMTPYEVLNAVTINAAYCIDRQNEVGSIEVGKKADFVVFDAPNVEYLMYHFGINHVNQVYKNGMLVVDNKHITYNN, from the coding sequence ATGAGAGTAGATCTAATTATAAAAAATATAGGGAAATTAGTTACATGTAAAGATTTAGGCAGACCTAAAGTTGGAAAAGAAATGAACGAACTTGAAATAGTTGAAAATGCATATATAGCTATAAGAGATGGAAAAGTAATTGAGATAGGGTTAGAGGATAGTTATAAATCAATAGCAAATAATTATACAAAAATAGAAGATGCAAAGGGTCTTTTAGTTACACCAGGACTTATCGATTCACATACTCACTTAGTGCATGGTGGATCTAGAGAAAATGAATTCTCTAAAAAATTAGCTGGCGTTCCTTATATAGAAATCCTTAATGAAGGAGGAGGAATACTAAGCACTGTAAATGCAACTAAAAATGCTACAGAACAACAGCTTTATGACAAAGCAAAAAAAAGTTTGGATAGAATGCTAGAGTTAGGTGTAACAACAGCTGAGTCAAAAAGTGGATATGGACTAGAATTAGAAACAGAGTTAAAACAACTTAAAGTATCTAATAAGCTAGGTAAAGAGCACCCTATTGATTTAGTACATACTTTTCTAGGTGCTCATGCAGTACCTGTAGAATATAAAACTAATCATAAGCCATTTATAGATGAAGTTGTAAATAAAATGATGCCTAAAGTTAAAGAACTAGGTTTAGCTGAATTTTGTGATGTATTCTGTGAAGAAGGTGTATTTACAATAGACGAAACTGAGTATATACTTTCAAAAGCAAAAGAAATAGGTTATAAATTAAAAATACATGCAGATGAAATAGTATCTTTAGGGGGAGCTGAATTAGCAGCTAAATTACAATGCACATCAGCGGATCATTTAATGGCAGCAAGTGAAGATGGGCTAAAAATGATGGCAAAAAATAATGTTATAGCAAATATACTTCCAGGTACATCTTTCAATTTAAATAAAGCATATGCAAATGCAAGAAAGATGATAGATTTAAATGTTGGTGTTTCATTGTCTAGTGATTACAACCCAGGAAGCTGTCCTAGTGAAAACCTACAATTTGTAATGCAATTAGGTTGCTTAGGATTAAAAATGACTCCATATGAAGTTTTAAATGCGGTTACAATTAATGCAGCCTACTGTATAGATAGACAAAATGAAGTAGGATCAATTGAAGTTGGTAAAAAAGCTGATTTTGTAGTATTTGACGCTCCTAATGTAGAATACTTAATGTATCATTTTGGAATAAACCATGTTAATCAAGTTTATAAAAATGGAATGTTAGTCGTGGATAATAAACATATTACTTATAATAATTAA
- a CDS encoding cyclodeaminase/cyclohydrolase family protein: MKLVDMSIIEFSDEVDSNSPAPGGGSVAALASNIGVGLARMMAHLSFGKKKYEGLDESTRQEFVNRFNKLADIRQELVVLIDKDTESFNEVMKAMKMPKETEAEKKARKNAIQDATLFSIDVPFKTAKLSLKALELLDFVVDNGNQNAITDIGVGTLMLYTGLEGAILNVKVNLMGIENKEIHDSYSESCKEILNKAKRIKDKIIDEVHAKLEV; this comes from the coding sequence ATGAAGTTGGTTGATATGAGTATAATTGAATTTTCTGATGAAGTAGATTCTAATTCACCTGCTCCAGGAGGTGGATCAGTTGCAGCTCTTGCTAGTAACATAGGCGTAGGATTAGCGAGGATGATGGCACACTTAAGTTTTGGAAAGAAAAAATATGAAGGGTTAGATGAATCTACAAGACAAGAGTTTGTAAATAGATTTAATAAATTAGCAGATATAAGACAAGAGTTAGTTGTATTAATAGATAAAGATACAGAATCTTTTAACGAAGTTATGAAAGCTATGAAAATGCCTAAAGAAACTGAAGCAGAAAAGAAAGCTAGAAAAAATGCTATTCAAGATGCTACATTATTTTCGATTGATGTTCCATTTAAAACAGCTAAATTATCTCTTAAAGCACTAGAATTATTAGACTTTGTGGTTGATAATGGAAATCAAAATGCAATAACAGATATTGGAGTAGGTACTTTAATGTTATATACAGGATTAGAGGGAGCCATACTAAATGTAAAAGTTAATTTAATGGGCATTGAAAATAAAGAAATACATGATAGTTACAGTGAAAGTTGTAAGGAAATTTTAAATAAAGCAAAACGAATAAAAGACAAGATAATAGATGAAGTACATGCTAAATTAGAAGTCTAA
- a CDS encoding polysaccharide biosynthesis protein, with the protein MRVPNLIFSTIVLFLSNLIVRVLGFLYKIFLSRVIGDTGLGIYHILFNFLMICLAFTTTGIPTTLSCLVANKKALNDKHSSNVLFISTLYVAFFISLVVSLFISLNSKFIAFKLLHDSDLNLFVLAICPAIVVITLSNILRGYYYGLKDVCVPAIGQVLEQLTRIIFVYLIIMYLNDKSQNCYIALLGISIGETINILFIVTCLYKNSNLFNKYTINLRDFYNASLETLKMSIPITCNKMSNILLHSLSSLIVPSRLVLSGISYSQSLSMYGIISGMVMPFIYLPFTLGSALVVNLIPSISQEISLGKYKSIIKKINYALALTLFVGIISSIFFYICGEKLCLIIFDNVLAGTYLKAMFLVPLFMSLNQTLSGILHSIRKEVASSIITIISMFIQLIALYVLLPMPDLNIYAYIYTMTIVSFFTCLLHIIVLIRTLKKFKH; encoded by the coding sequence TTGAGGGTTCCCAACCTTATATTTTCTACAATAGTACTTTTTTTATCAAACTTAATAGTTAGAGTTCTTGGGTTTTTATACAAAATATTTTTATCAAGAGTTATAGGTGATACAGGACTTGGAATTTATCATATTCTTTTTAATTTTTTAATGATATGTCTTGCTTTTACTACAACAGGAATTCCTACTACCCTTAGTTGTCTTGTTGCAAATAAAAAAGCCTTAAACGATAAACATAGTAGTAATGTTTTATTTATTTCTACCTTATATGTTGCGTTTTTCATCTCTTTAGTTGTATCATTATTTATTTCATTAAATTCAAAATTTATAGCATTTAAATTACTGCATGATTCTGATTTAAATCTATTTGTTTTGGCTATATGCCCTGCTATAGTAGTTATAACACTATCTAATATTTTAAGAGGGTACTACTACGGATTAAAGGATGTTTGCGTACCTGCTATAGGTCAAGTATTAGAACAATTAACTAGAATTATTTTTGTATATTTAATAATTATGTATTTAAATGATAAGTCACAAAACTGTTATATTGCACTTTTAGGAATTTCAATTGGAGAAACAATAAATATACTCTTTATAGTAACTTGTTTATATAAAAACTCTAACTTATTTAATAAATACACTATAAATTTAAGAGATTTTTATAATGCATCTTTGGAGACATTGAAAATGTCTATACCTATAACTTGTAATAAAATGTCAAATATATTGTTACATTCTCTAAGCTCATTGATTGTGCCTTCAAGATTAGTTTTATCTGGAATTAGCTATTCACAGTCTTTAAGCATGTATGGAATTATAAGCGGTATGGTAATGCCTTTTATTTATTTACCTTTTACCCTTGGTTCTGCTTTGGTTGTTAATTTAATCCCTAGCATCTCTCAAGAGATATCTTTAGGAAAATATAAAAGTATTATAAAAAAGATAAACTATGCCTTAGCACTTACATTATTTGTTGGAATTATATCATCAATATTTTTTTATATTTGTGGAGAAAAACTTTGCTTAATTATATTTGATAATGTTTTAGCTGGCACTTACTTGAAGGCTATGTTTTTAGTTCCTTTATTTATGTCATTGAATCAGACTTTATCTGGAATCTTACATTCTATAAGAAAAGAGGTTGCATCAAGTATTATAACTATTATTAGTATGTTTATACAACTAATAGCTTTGTATGTTTTACTACCTATGCCAGATTTAAATATTTATGCTTATATTTATACAATGACTATAGTTTCATTTTTTACGTGTTTATTACATATTATAGTTCTTATTAGAACATTAAAAAAATTTAAACATTAG
- a CDS encoding histidinol-phosphatase HisJ family protein, protein MFYDYHMHSSFSNDSKTDMEDMIKRSIELGLKEICFTDHVDYDLDTDFDWGIDYGKYFERLNFLQDKYNDKISIKKGIELGLQKQITKKCSEDACKYPFDFIICSIHAINKLDLYFGEFFKNKTQHEAYEAYFKELYTVVKNYKDYSVLGHLDLIKRYGNYENLLDDSLFSDIIEAILKQVIYDGKGIEVNTSCYRYNLSDLTPSRNIISLYKDLGGEIITTGSDSHNPSQVAYQFNYIYTYLKKSGFKYVSTFNKMKPEFKKI, encoded by the coding sequence ATGTTTTATGACTATCACATGCACTCTAGTTTCTCTAATGACAGCAAAACTGATATGGAGGACATGATTAAAAGATCTATTGAACTAGGATTAAAAGAAATTTGTTTTACAGATCATGTTGATTATGATCTTGATACTGATTTTGATTGGGGAATTGACTATGGTAAATACTTTGAAAGATTAAATTTTTTACAAGATAAATATAATGATAAGATCTCTATAAAAAAGGGAATTGAACTTGGACTACAAAAACAAATTACTAAAAAATGTAGTGAGGATGCATGTAAATATCCTTTTGACTTTATAATATGTTCAATCCATGCTATAAACAAATTAGATTTATATTTTGGTGAATTTTTTAAAAATAAAACTCAGCATGAAGCCTATGAGGCTTATTTTAAAGAACTTTATACAGTTGTTAAAAATTATAAAGACTACTCAGTTTTAGGTCATCTTGATCTAATTAAACGTTATGGTAATTATGAAAATTTATTAGATGATAGCTTATTTTCAGATATAATAGAAGCTATCTTAAAACAAGTAATTTATGATGGTAAAGGTATAGAAGTAAATACGTCTTGTTATAGATATAATTTATCTGATTTAACACCATCTAGAAATATTATATCTCTATACAAAGATTTAGGCGGAGAAATAATAACTACAGGATCAGATTCTCATAATCCATCTCAAGTAGCTTATCAATTTAACTATATATATACATATTTAAAAAAATCTGGATTTAAATATGTATCAACATTTAATAAAATGAAACCCGAATTTAAAAAGATATAA
- a CDS encoding PLP-dependent aminotransferase family protein — protein sequence MEKYNIELEKDTAKYLQIYNHIKNMIIEKKIIEHEKLPPIRKLSQLIGVNNTTIVKVYELLEKERYVYKTVGSGTFVSPMNSEKEAKVIKKEGLIHFDSGNPSTDMFPIEDFKSAVNMALTNEGSSIFEYDEGLGFDDLREKLVDYLKEKEISTTKDNIQIISGAQQGIDIVCKGLINYSDVVFVEEPTYNGAIQVFKSRGAKIISIPMLDDGIDIGILKLKLDKVKPKLIYTMPNFQNPTGISYSTYKKKKLIELAEEYDFYIVEDDFISDFKFESIDNKPLKSYDDKNRVIYIKSFSKILMPGLRIGMVEVPNELLKKVLWAKYSSDISTPGLIQKSMYYYMKYFDWNEYLKSVENVYLEKYILTKKLIKDKLEGRLKVRNSDGGINFFLELPRGYLSQDFTDFMLNKGVSILPGTYFFDNIIDDRFFRINIAKSSIQDLEKGISIISDNLDGFFTEYKNIAKIKSNKLFY from the coding sequence ATGGAAAAATACAATATAGAATTAGAAAAAGATACTGCAAAATATTTACAAATTTATAATCATATAAAAAATATGATTATTGAAAAAAAGATAATTGAACATGAAAAGCTTCCTCCAATAAGGAAGTTATCTCAGTTAATAGGAGTTAATAATACTACTATAGTTAAAGTATATGAACTTTTAGAAAAAGAAAGGTATGTATATAAAACAGTTGGTAGTGGGACCTTTGTATCGCCTATGAATAGTGAAAAGGAAGCTAAAGTAATAAAAAAAGAAGGGCTAATTCATTTTGATAGTGGAAATCCGTCAACAGATATGTTTCCAATAGAAGATTTTAAAAGTGCTGTTAATATGGCCCTTACCAATGAAGGAAGCTCTATATTTGAATATGATGAAGGTTTAGGATTTGATGATTTAAGGGAAAAGTTAGTTGACTACTTAAAAGAAAAAGAAATAAGTACGACTAAAGATAACATTCAAATAATATCAGGGGCTCAACAGGGTATAGACATTGTTTGTAAAGGTCTTATAAACTACTCAGATGTAGTATTTGTAGAAGAGCCTACTTATAATGGAGCGATACAAGTATTTAAAAGTAGGGGAGCTAAAATAATATCAATACCAATGTTAGATGATGGAATAGATATAGGCATACTTAAATTAAAGTTAGATAAAGTTAAACCTAAGTTAATTTACACAATGCCTAATTTTCAAAATCCAACTGGAATTTCATACTCTACATACAAAAAGAAAAAATTAATTGAATTAGCAGAAGAATATGATTTTTATATTGTAGAAGATGATTTTATTAGTGATTTTAAGTTTGAATCAATTGATAACAAACCATTGAAAAGTTATGATGATAAAAATAGAGTCATTTATATAAAAAGTTTTTCAAAAATTTTAATGCCTGGTCTTAGAATCGGTATGGTAGAAGTTCCTAATGAATTATTAAAAAAGGTACTTTGGGCAAAATATTCTTCAGATATATCTACTCCAGGATTAATACAAAAATCTATGTATTACTATATGAAATATTTTGATTGGAATGAATATCTAAAATCTGTAGAAAATGTATATTTAGAAAAGTATATATTAACAAAAAAATTAATAAAAGATAAACTAGAAGGAAGATTGAAAGTTAGAAATAGTGATGGTGGTATTAACTTTTTCTTAGAATTACCTAGAGGATATTTATCACAAGATTTTACTGATTTTATGTTAAATAAAGGAGTGTCAATTCTTCCTGGTACATATTTTTTTGATAATATAATTGATGATAGATTTTTTAGGATAAATATAGCAAAGTCAAGTATACAAGATTTAGAAAAGGGAATATCTATAATAAGTGATAATTTAGATGGATTTTTTACAGAATATAAAAATATAGCAAAAATAAAAAGTAATAAATTATTTTATTAA
- a CDS encoding DUF896 domain-containing protein yields the protein MFDKKKLDRINELAKKNKGEGLIQAELKERDELRKEYLQHFRAHFKSRLDNVKVVHSQEEYDEYMKNNPQAQPVEPIIKKD from the coding sequence ATGTTTGATAAGAAAAAATTAGATAGAATAAATGAACTAGCAAAAAAAAATAAGGGTGAGGGATTAATACAAGCGGAGTTAAAAGAGAGAGACGAATTAAGAAAAGAATACTTACAACATTTTAGAGCTCATTTTAAATCAAGATTAGACAATGTTAAAGTTGTTCATTCTCAAGAAGAATATGATGAGTATATGAAAAATAATCCTCAAGCACAACCTGTAGAGCCAATAATAAAAAAAGATTAA
- a CDS encoding aminopeptidase produces the protein MELKHEFRNAWEVERKNNKIENVMAYSKEYMTFLDNGKTERTSAREIVKIAQQNGYISIEDAIEKGSISPGEKIYAVNKDKAVALFVMGKNNLEKGMRIVGGHIDAPRIDLKPNPLYQEANLGFFKTHYYGGIKKYQWTATPLAIHGVVILNDGKKVDICIGEDDSDPVFCITDLLVHLAGDQMQKKLADGITGEGLNLLIGHMPLEDVEKEAIEQNILKMLNEKYGMIEEDFLSAEIEIVPAGKARDLGFDRSMVLAYGHDDRVCSYGAVKAIVETENPEYCAVALCVDKEEVGSQGNTGMQSKFFENAVAELIALEGNYCDLKVRRSMANTKVLSADVSAGYDPNYPDVYEKRNSAYMGQGIVLSKYTGVRGKSGCNDANAEFMAEVRRIFNKADVVWQTAELGKVDQGGGGTIAYILANSGAEVIDCGVGVLNMHAPYEIVSKVDIYEMYKGYKAFFNLNI, from the coding sequence ATGGAACTTAAACATGAATTTAGAAATGCATGGGAAGTAGAAAGAAAAAATAATAAAATAGAAAATGTTATGGCTTATTCAAAAGAGTACATGACTTTCTTAGATAATGGAAAAACTGAAAGAACTTCAGCAAGAGAAATAGTAAAAATAGCTCAACAAAATGGATACATATCAATAGAAGATGCTATAGAAAAAGGTAGTATAAGCCCTGGAGAAAAAATTTATGCGGTTAATAAAGATAAGGCAGTTGCCTTATTTGTAATGGGTAAAAATAACTTAGAAAAAGGGATGAGGATTGTAGGAGGACATATAGATGCTCCTAGAATTGATTTAAAACCAAATCCTTTATACCAAGAAGCTAATTTAGGATTTTTCAAAACTCATTACTATGGTGGTATAAAAAAATACCAATGGACAGCAACGCCACTTGCTATACATGGAGTAGTTATTTTAAATGATGGTAAAAAAGTAGATATTTGTATTGGAGAAGATGATTCTGACCCAGTATTTTGCATAACAGACCTTTTAGTTCACTTAGCAGGAGATCAAATGCAAAAGAAGCTAGCTGATGGTATAACAGGAGAAGGGTTAAACTTACTTATAGGACATATGCCATTAGAAGATGTTGAAAAAGAAGCGATAGAACAAAATATATTAAAAATGTTAAATGAAAAGTATGGAATGATAGAAGAAGATTTCCTAAGTGCTGAAATAGAAATAGTACCAGCAGGAAAGGCTCGTGACTTAGGGTTTGACAGATCTATGGTACTAGCATATGGTCATGATGATAGAGTGTGTTCTTATGGTGCAGTAAAAGCTATAGTAGAAACTGAAAATCCAGAGTATTGTGCGGTAGCTTTATGTGTAGATAAAGAAGAAGTAGGATCACAAGGTAATACAGGGATGCAATCAAAATTCTTTGAAAACGCAGTAGCTGAACTTATTGCTTTAGAAGGAAATTATTGCGATCTAAAAGTAAGAAGATCAATGGCAAATACAAAAGTTTTATCAGCTGATGTTTCAGCAGGTTATGATCCTAACTATCCAGATGTATATGAAAAGAGAAATTCTGCATATATGGGTCAAGGAATTGTACTTAGTAAATATACAGGAGTTAGGGGTAAAAGTGGATGTAATGATGCAAATGCTGAATTTATGGCAGAAGTAAGAAGGATATTCAATAAAGCTGATGTAGTATGGCAAACAGCAGAACTTGGTAAGGTAGATCAAGGTGGCGGTGGAACAATCGCATATATTTTAGCTAACTCTGGTGCTGAAGTTATAGATTGTGGCGTAGGAGTTTTAAATATGCACGCTCCTTATGAAATAGTTTCAAAAGTAGATATATATGAAATGTATAAAGGATATAAAGCATTTTTTAATTTAAATATATAA
- a CDS encoding selenium metabolism-associated LysR family transcriptional regulator has product MDFKQLEVFVAVSKHQSFSKAARELFLTQPTVSSHIQNLEKELDTILVNRNNKNITLTKSGEILYNHAIYILNNCKKAVYDIKEYAGKIEGIIDLACSSIPETYILPNFLKSFSSTYPDVKFSISHYDSQYAISEILNERVSFGLVGSKINNTQIEYMDLIDDELVLITPFNLELPNINGSIDINELTNLKLIMRKEGSGTRNLIVNTLKQNNFSIDKLSILAHVESNESIKEMVRLGLGVSFISYASCIDYLNSNKIRYYKINNIEFKRKFYFVYSKKKIFNPLEDKFLTKLCEYFELEKNRH; this is encoded by the coding sequence ATGGACTTTAAACAACTTGAAGTTTTCGTTGCAGTTTCTAAGCATCAAAGTTTTTCTAAAGCTGCTAGAGAACTATTTTTAACACAGCCTACAGTTAGTTCTCATATTCAAAATTTAGAAAAAGAACTAGATACTATTTTAGTTAATAGAAATAATAAAAACATAACATTAACAAAATCAGGTGAGATACTTTATAATCACGCTATATATATATTGAATAATTGTAAAAAAGCAGTATATGATATAAAAGAATATGCAGGAAAAATAGAAGGTATAATAGACCTTGCTTGTAGTTCTATACCTGAAACTTACATACTTCCTAATTTTTTAAAAAGTTTTTCTTCTACTTATCCAGATGTTAAATTTAGCATTAGCCACTATGATTCTCAGTATGCTATATCAGAAATACTTAACGAAAGAGTAAGTTTTGGGCTTGTGGGATCTAAAATAAACAATACTCAAATTGAATATATGGACTTAATTGATGATGAATTAGTTCTAATTACTCCTTTTAATTTAGAGCTACCTAATATAAATGGTTCTATAGATATAAATGAATTAACAAACTTAAAGCTTATTATGAGAAAAGAAGGATCTGGAACTAGAAATTTAATCGTGAATACACTTAAACAAAATAATTTTTCAATTGATAAGTTAAGCATTTTAGCTCATGTAGAATCTAATGAGTCTATAAAAGAAATGGTACGATTAGGATTAGGAGTTTCATTTATATCATATGCTTCATGTATAGATTATTTAAACTCCAATAAAATAAGGTATTATAAAATAAATAATATAGAATTTAAAAGAAAGTTCTACTTTGTTTATTCTAAGAAGAAAATTTTTAATCCTTTAGAAGATAAATTTTTAACTAAATTATGTGAGTACTTTGAATTAGAAAAAAATAGACATTGA
- a CDS encoding metallophosphoesterase: MLDKVILGGSAILGIAGICLYETNSIEINKYEIKNKKIPKEFHNYKIVQISDLHNKSFGKDNYKLIKKIDALKPDAIFITGDLVEGENKNYKVALDLVDALSLKYPIYHIIGNHEQKSLNKKHRELYKDYFKQLYNKKIINLDNDKITINRGDSYINLYGLVVPLEYYPYFFSNYKNKNKPLGSNFMNDNLGKINDNEYNILLAHNPFFFEEYSKWGADLILSGHVHGGIIRIPYLGGVLSPSREFFPKYDLGEYKENSSTMLLSKGLGGSKVLVRLNCKPEIVQITLKNK; encoded by the coding sequence ATGTTAGATAAAGTAATTTTAGGAGGATCAGCAATACTAGGCATCGCTGGAATATGTTTATACGAAACTAATTCAATTGAAATCAATAAATATGAAATAAAAAATAAAAAAATACCTAAAGAATTTCATAATTATAAAATAGTTCAAATTAGTGACTTACATAATAAAAGTTTTGGTAAAGATAATTACAAATTAATAAAAAAAATAGATGCTTTAAAGCCAGATGCTATATTTATTACAGGTGATTTGGTTGAAGGAGAAAATAAAAATTATAAAGTAGCGTTAGATTTAGTAGACGCCTTGAGTTTAAAATATCCAATATATCATATTATAGGAAACCATGAACAAAAATCATTGAATAAAAAACATAGAGAATTATATAAAGATTATTTTAAACAACTATATAATAAAAAAATAATTAATTTAGATAATGATAAAATCACAATAAATAGGGGAGATAGCTATATAAATTTATATGGGTTAGTTGTTCCTTTAGAGTATTATCCATATTTTTTTAGTAACTATAAAAATAAAAACAAACCTTTAGGGAGTAACTTTATGAATGATAATCTAGGGAAAATTAATGATAATGAATATAATATTTTATTAGCACATAATCCATTTTTCTTTGAAGAATACTCTAAGTGGGGAGCTGATTTAATTTTATCAGGTCACGTGCATGGAGGTATAATAAGAATACCTTATTTAGGAGGAGTACTTTCGCCTAGCCGAGAATTTTTCCCTAAATACGACTTAGGAGAATATAAGGAAAATTCATCTACCATGCTATTAAGCAAAGGGCTTGGGGGTTCTAAGGTTTTAGTTAGATTAAATTGTAAACCTGAAATAGTACAAATAACTTTAAAAAATAAATAA